The Pieris brassicae chromosome 7, ilPieBrab1.1, whole genome shotgun sequence genome includes the window aacatatgttggttaaaatataattgcccAAAATGAGCCTCATTTCtatgaatacaaaaatgtattgcttttttaaattaaattacatcatTCAACGTCTATCTCCAGAATGACAaagcttataaataattcacaCTCACAAAACTGCATAAAAAGGATGCTCAAGAACTGAGACAGGAAGGAAATTATTTCAGTtagcaataatttattaaaatcaagaaTCGGTAGAGGAAGTAAGAAAGTTCTACATAAAGTCATCAGAATCATTGCCATCATAATTTGTTGTCATATTTTCAGGTTTCATTAATGTAGAGTAACTTTTAAGCTCTGCTTCATCTTTCTTCCGCTTCTCTTCTTCTTTTtccttttctttcttttctctCAAAACTTTCTTTTTGTCTTCCCTCTCTGATCTATCTCTTGTTTCTCTTTCTTGTCTAAGGTCAGGAAATGCTTCTTTCTTAGTCTTGTTGAGtctattaattatatcattaCATCTTTTAGCCACTCTAACTTTTCTGACGTCTTTATCTTTGTGAAATGCAACTTGGCctacctaaataaaaataagatttgatttatagaaatattactacatattgcataaaataatttaattaaaattgagaCTAGgatattttcttaatgtttctcaaatcaaaaatgtattttactttaattttctttatagaatGACAAATAGTTTGGAGCCTCATCTGATGCTAAGTGTTATGCCCATGGATATAGCCGGTAGTCTCACAAGAGTGGGATTATGTCCTAAGTTGAAACTTGGCTTAAGGTATTAATCCAAACAACTACTCTGAACACTTTCCACAGTAAATGTGGTAGAAGATCCTCACAACCTAACATCTTACCTCCATGCTAGGGGTTTTCTTCAAATTTGACCACATTGTGTACACAATATCTATATCATTCATTTTATTGCCCATAATGGAGTTAGCCTTAACTAGTTGACATGCATCATCAAGTACGGAATTGGGTATATCATCTATAGTTTGACCCTGAAAGAACAcacaattatacataatttatgatttataatacataattaattccGGGAATTCTTACCGCCGATAACCTGAGATACACGTGAGCTGATGAGACTTTGTCAACATGAAACCAAACATCTTCTGGCCAACCCCATTTAATCAAGTCttcatctaaaataaaatgttacttaCAAGTCGATATATAGTGAATTCTATTcacctaaataaaatttattaaaattactttcatGTTTGTCGGCACCCATAAACAGAGTAACCTGTGGC containing:
- the LOC123711795 gene encoding coiled-coil domain-containing protein 25 isoform X2 gives rise to the protein MVFFFTSNVVSPQVTLFMGADKHENEDLIKWGWPEDVWFHVDKVSSAHVYLRLSAGQTIDDIPNSVLDDACQLVKANSIMGNKMNDIDIVYTMWSNLKKTPSMEVGQVAFHKDKDVRKVRVAKRCNDIINRLNKTKKEAFPDLRQERETRDRSEREDKKKVLREKKEKEKEEEKRKKDEAELKSYSTLMKPENMTTNYDGNDSDDFM
- the LOC123711795 gene encoding coiled-coil domain-containing protein 25 isoform X1: MVFFFTSNVVSPQVTLFMGADKHENEDLIKWGWPEDVWFHVDKVSSAHVYLRLSAFFQGQTIDDIPNSVLDDACQLVKANSIMGNKMNDIDIVYTMWSNLKKTPSMEVGQVAFHKDKDVRKVRVAKRCNDIINRLNKTKKEAFPDLRQERETRDRSEREDKKKVLREKKEKEKEEEKRKKDEAELKSYSTLMKPENMTTNYDGNDSDDFM